The following DNA comes from Caldisericia bacterium.
ATATGGGCATTGTTTTATAGAAATTAATCCTCTTGAAAGAGGAAAAGAGTTTGAATTTGTAGACAAAATATTCGGTGGAGCTATTCCAAAACAATACATACCTGCAGTTGAAAAAGGTATAAGAGAAACAATGAAAGAGGGAATAATAGCAGGCTATCCAGTAGTTGATGTTCAAGTGATACTATATGATGGTTCATATCACCCAGTAGACTCCTCTGAACTCGCTTTTAAAATTGCTGCTTCAATGGCTTTCAAAAAAGCTTTTGTTGATGCTAACCCTATTCTTTTAGAACCTATATTAGAAGTTGAAATTAAAGTTCCTGAAAACTTTTTAGGAGATGTAATATCTGATTTAAACACAAGAAGAGGAAAAATACTGGGCATGGATTCTGATAAAGGAATTTCAATTGTAAAAGCATTGGTTCCTGAATCAGAAATGTTAACTTATGGATTAGATCTTGCTTCAATAACTCAAGGCAGAGGATATTTTACTGCAAAATTTTATAAATATGATGAAGTTCCTCAAAAGTTAGCAGAAGAAATTATAAAGAAAAGGAAAGAAGAGTTAGAAAAACAATAGGAGGTGAATATATTTGATTCAAAAGAAATTTGATGCAATTGAAATATCATTAGCATCACCTGAAGATATATTATCCTGGTCTCATGGTGAAGTAAAAAAAGCAGAAACTATTAATTACAGAAATTTTAGACCAGAAATGGAAGGACTTTTTTGTGAAAGGATTTTTGGTCCAGTAAAAGATTATGAATGCCATTGTGGAAAACTTAAAGGTGTTAGATATAGAGGCCTTGTCTGTGAAAGATGTGGAGTTGAGGTTACTACGTCAAAAGTTAGAAGAGAAAGATTTGGACATATCACACTTGCTTCTCCAGTAGTTCATATTTGGTATTTCAGATCAACAAATATAATTCCAGTATTACTTGATATGTCAAAGAATGATGTAGAAAAAATAGTTTATTATGCTTCTTATGTTGTTTTAGATCCAGGAAATTCTCCTTTAAAATATAAACAAGTAATTAATGAAGAAGAGTATAGAGAATATAAAGAGAGGGGATATAACTTTATAGCAAAAAGAGGTTCAGATGCAATTTTAGAGTTATTAAAATCCATTGACCTTGAAAGTTTAAGAGAAGAGTTAATGGAAGAGATAAAGAGATCTTCAACTAAGCAGAAAAAGACTTCAGCAATGAAAAGACTTGATTATGTAGAAGCATTTTTGAAATCTGGAAATAAGCCCGAATATATGGTTTTAACAGTTCTTCCCGTTATACCTCCTGATTTACGACCTCTTTTGCCTCTTGATGGTGGAAGATTTGCATCTGTTGACTTAAATGATTTATATAGAAGAGTCATTAATAGAAACAATAGGTTAAAAAAGTTAATCGATGTTAATGCTCCAGAAATAATGTTACAGAACGAAAAGAGAATGCTTCAGGAAGCAGTAGATGCATTACTTGATAATACTCATAAAATACATCCAATTATTGGTTCACATAATAGACCTCTTCATTCATTATCTGATATTTTAAGAGGTAAACAAGGAAGATTTAGACAGAATCTTTTAGGAAAAAGGGTTGATTATTCTGGTAGAAGTGTAATAGTTGTAGGACCAAAATTAAAACTTGATGAATGTGGTTTACCAAGAAATATGGCACTTGAACTCTTTAAACCATTCTTAATGCACAACCTTGAAGAGACAGGTATAGCACTAAACTTAAGAAGCGCAAAATGGATGATTGAACAAGCTGTTAAAGATCAAAATAGTCCTGTATGGAAAGTACTTGCTGATACAGTAAAAGATTATGTCGTACTTTTAAATAGAGCACCAACGCTTCATAGAATGAGCATTCAATCATTTAAACCTGTCCTTGTAGATGGTGAAGCAATTCATATTTCTCCTTTGGTTTGTCCCCCATATAATGCAGATTTTGATGGTGATCAAATGGCAGTTCATCTTCCTCTATCTATTGCTGCACAAACTGAAGCAAAATATTTACTTTTATCGAAATATAACATTATCTCTCCTGCACATGGTAAACCAATAACTCTACCTGTACAAGATGTAGTTGCTGGTTGTTATTATTTAACGAAAGAGAAAAAAGGTGAAAAAGGAGAAGGTTTAAAGTTTTATACAATAGAAGATCTCAACGCAGCATTAGATGAAGGAAAAGTAACATACCATACTATCATTGATTTTTATTGGAATAAAAGATGGATAAATAATACAACTGTTGGTAGAGTCATATTCAATAATCTGGTTAAAGAAACACTTGAAGATGAAAACTTTGAATTTTTTGATAGGGTAATAGATCAAAAAACAGTAAACGATCTTTTCTTCCAAGTATTTAAAAAATATGGATTTGAAAAAACAGCAAAACTTTTAGATGAAGTTCAAAAACTTGGTTTTGAAATTGTTACTCTTTCAGGATTAACAATTGGAATGGATGATATGGTTATACCCAAAAGAAGAGACGAAATAATTAAACAAGCAGAAGAAAAAGAGAAAAAATTAAGAGAATTTTATGAAAAAGGTTTAATGTCTGAAAATGAAAGGTATAAAAAAACAATTGATGTTTGGTTGAAAGCAGGAGAAGAACTTGTTAATGAAATATTTGATACCTACAATCCATTCAATTTCTTACTCCTTATGGCAATTTCAGGTGCAAGAGGAAAACCAGAGCAAATTTTACAAATGGTTGGAATGAGAGGGCTTATGTCTGATCCATCTGGTAGAATTATTGAGTTTCCAATTAAATCAAATTTAAAAGAAGGTTTGTCTGTTCTTGAATACTTTATATCAACACATGGAGCAAGAAAAGGTTTAGCCGATACAGCTTTAAAAACTTCTGATGCAGGGTATTTAACAAGAAGACTTGCTGATGTTGCCCATAAGGTTTTTGTAAAATATGAGGATTGTGAAGTTGTTCCTGTTAAACCAATAGTTATAGGTGAAAAGGTTATAAAGAGTTTATACAGACAAATTGTAGGAAAAGTTGCAGCAAAAGATGTTATTGATCCAAATACTGGAGAGATAATTGTTCATGAAAATGAGGAAATAACAAGAGATAAAGCTCTTGAAATTGAAAATAAAAATATTGAAATTGTTTGGGTAAGGAATTTTACAGATGGAATTGAAGTTGAAGAGATAAAAGAAGGTCAAAGAATTATTGAAACTCTCGAAGAGAGGATTCTTGGAAGATATGCAGCAGAAGATATTTATTCACCGAGTGAAAAGATTGTGAAATATAATATTGAAACTGAAAAACCAGAAGAAGGATTTATAGCAAAAGATATTGTAGACGAAAAACTAAATATAATTGCAAGAGAAGGCGAAAAAATAACAACTGAATTATTAAAGAAACTAATTGATAACAATATTAAAGAGATATTAATTAAGATACCATCTAAAAGAGAGTTAATCGTTAAAAGAGGAGAAGAAATTGATGAAGTTGCAGTAAACAAAATTAAAGAATATGGTATTAAGAAAGTCAAAATAAGATCAGTTCTTACATGTTCTTCACCAAATGGAGTTTGTGCTAAATGTTATGGAAGAGATCTTTCAACCGGAAAACTTGTAAATTTAGGTGAAGCAGTAGGAATTATTGCATCTCAATCAATCGGTGAACCAGGAACTCAATTAACATTAAGAACTTTCCATACTGGTGGAATTGCAGCTAAAGATATCACTTCTGGTTTACCCAGAGTTGAAGAATTGTTTGAAGTAAGAAAACCAAAAGGAAGTGCAATAATTTCAGAAGTTACAGGATATGTAACAGTTAGAGATGAAGAGGATGCAAGAAAAATTATAATAACACCAAGAACAAGAGAAATAGCTGTTAATATTTATGAAAAATTAATTGAAAAATTAAATAATTTAATGTCAGTTGACTCAAATTTAACAATAACAGATCTAGATTTAGATAGAGAAACATTAGAAGTTTTAACTGAAGCTAAAATAGAAAAGGTTAAAGATATTTTAAATTTAGAAAAAGAAGAGTTAATTAAAAAATTAATTGGAAGAGAAACTATCTACATAGTTCCCTATGGTAAGACATTAAGAGTTCAAAATGGAGATTATGTTAATGTGGGTGATAGATTAACAGAAGGACCTCTTGATCCTCATAAAATTTTCCAAATTAAAGGTTTAAGAGAAACAGAACAATATCTATTACAGGAAATCCAGAAAGTTTATAAAAGTCAAGGTGTTACAATAAATGACAAACACATAGAAATAATATTAAGAGAATTAACAAGAAAAGCCATAATAATTAATCCAGGGGATACTAAATTTTATCCTGGTCAAGAAGTTGAAAGAAGTGAAGTTGAAGAAGAAAATAGAGTTGCTAAAGCAGAAAGTAAAAATCCTGCAACCTATAAAATTTTATTACTAAGATTAACCAAAGCAGCTCTTTCTGCAGATTCTTTCTTATCAGCATCTTCTTTCCAAGAAACTACTAAAGTACTTGCTGAAGCAGCAATCAGTGGAAAGATAGATACATTAGAAGGACTAAAAGAAGCAATTATTGTAGGAAGTATGATACCTGTTGGAACTGGTTTTTCAGAGTATGATGGTATAAAAATTATTGAAAAGAAGGAATTAGTTGAAGAAAGGGAGAGTGTTTAAAACTCTCCCTTTTAATTTTAAAAAATGAAGGGTACACTTTTTAATATTTTTACTGTAATCTTAGGGAGTATTCTTGGAATTTTAATTGGTAGTAAATTTCCAGAAAGAATTAAAAAAATTGCATTTGATGGTGTAGGGCTTTCATCATTGACTCTTGGAATTATGCTCTCATTAAAAACAGATAACATAATAATAATGGTATTCTCGATTCTTTTAGGTGGAATTATAGGCGAACTAATAAAAATTGAAGAATTTTTAAATGCAATTGGTGATAAGATTAAAACTAAAATAAAATCAGACTCTCCATTTACTGAAGGATTTATAACTTCAACTCTTGTTTTTTGTGTAGGTTCTATGGCAATAATTGGTTCAATTAATGAAGGTTTAACAGGTGATGCTACAATTTTATATACAAAATCTATTTTAGATGGGGTAACTTCAATTGCTTTATCTTCAACTTTAGGAATAGGTGTAATGTTTTCTGTATTTCCTATATTGATATATCAAGGGGGTATAACTGTTTTATCAACGTTAATTAAAGAACTGTTTACAGAACATACTATAAATATGATTACAGGAGTTGGTGGAGTTTTGATAATTGGTATAGGATTAAATTTACTAGGATTAAAAAAGATAAAATTATCAAATTTTTTACCATCTCTAATAATTGCATTTATTTTATCTCTTATTATCAAATAAACCTCTTGAATTTTTTAAAAATTCTAATATACTTTTAATTTGATGTCGGGGCGTGGCGCAATTTGGCTAGCGCGCATGTTTTGGGTACATGAGGTTGGAGGTTCGAATCCTCTCGCCCCGACCATTTCGCGCCCATAGCTCAGTAGGATAGAGCAACGGACTTCTAATCCGTAGGTCGCAGGTTCGAATCCTGCTGGGCGCACCATGGTGGACGTAGCTCAATTGGTTAG
Coding sequences within:
- the rpoC gene encoding DNA-directed RNA polymerase subunit beta' — its product is MIQKKFDAIEISLASPEDILSWSHGEVKKAETINYRNFRPEMEGLFCERIFGPVKDYECHCGKLKGVRYRGLVCERCGVEVTTSKVRRERFGHITLASPVVHIWYFRSTNIIPVLLDMSKNDVEKIVYYASYVVLDPGNSPLKYKQVINEEEYREYKERGYNFIAKRGSDAILELLKSIDLESLREELMEEIKRSSTKQKKTSAMKRLDYVEAFLKSGNKPEYMVLTVLPVIPPDLRPLLPLDGGRFASVDLNDLYRRVINRNNRLKKLIDVNAPEIMLQNEKRMLQEAVDALLDNTHKIHPIIGSHNRPLHSLSDILRGKQGRFRQNLLGKRVDYSGRSVIVVGPKLKLDECGLPRNMALELFKPFLMHNLEETGIALNLRSAKWMIEQAVKDQNSPVWKVLADTVKDYVVLLNRAPTLHRMSIQSFKPVLVDGEAIHISPLVCPPYNADFDGDQMAVHLPLSIAAQTEAKYLLLSKYNIISPAHGKPITLPVQDVVAGCYYLTKEKKGEKGEGLKFYTIEDLNAALDEGKVTYHTIIDFYWNKRWINNTTVGRVIFNNLVKETLEDENFEFFDRVIDQKTVNDLFFQVFKKYGFEKTAKLLDEVQKLGFEIVTLSGLTIGMDDMVIPKRRDEIIKQAEEKEKKLREFYEKGLMSENERYKKTIDVWLKAGEELVNEIFDTYNPFNFLLLMAISGARGKPEQILQMVGMRGLMSDPSGRIIEFPIKSNLKEGLSVLEYFISTHGARKGLADTALKTSDAGYLTRRLADVAHKVFVKYEDCEVVPVKPIVIGEKVIKSLYRQIVGKVAAKDVIDPNTGEIIVHENEEITRDKALEIENKNIEIVWVRNFTDGIEVEEIKEGQRIIETLEERILGRYAAEDIYSPSEKIVKYNIETEKPEEGFIAKDIVDEKLNIIAREGEKITTELLKKLIDNNIKEILIKIPSKRELIVKRGEEIDEVAVNKIKEYGIKKVKIRSVLTCSSPNGVCAKCYGRDLSTGKLVNLGEAVGIIASQSIGEPGTQLTLRTFHTGGIAAKDITSGLPRVEELFEVRKPKGSAIISEVTGYVTVRDEEDARKIIITPRTREIAVNIYEKLIEKLNNLMSVDSNLTITDLDLDRETLEVLTEAKIEKVKDILNLEKEELIKKLIGRETIYIVPYGKTLRVQNGDYVNVGDRLTEGPLDPHKIFQIKGLRETEQYLLQEIQKVYKSQGVTINDKHIEIILRELTRKAIIINPGDTKFYPGQEVERSEVEEENRVAKAESKNPATYKILLLRLTKAALSADSFLSASSFQETTKVLAEAAISGKIDTLEGLKEAIIVGSMIPVGTGFSEYDGIKIIEKKELVEERESV
- a CDS encoding DUF554 domain-containing protein, with translation MKGTLFNIFTVILGSILGILIGSKFPERIKKIAFDGVGLSSLTLGIMLSLKTDNIIIMVFSILLGGIIGELIKIEEFLNAIGDKIKTKIKSDSPFTEGFITSTLVFCVGSMAIIGSINEGLTGDATILYTKSILDGVTSIALSSTLGIGVMFSVFPILIYQGGITVLSTLIKELFTEHTINMITGVGGVLIIGIGLNLLGLKKIKLSNFLPSLIIAFILSLIIK